Part of the Zingiber officinale cultivar Zhangliang chromosome 6A, Zo_v1.1, whole genome shotgun sequence genome, CCAACCTCGAGACCGAGCAAGTAGCTTCGCCCAAGTCGTCCCGGACAGCCATGGGCTCTGAGCTCATATACCGCGGCCACGACACCTCGGCGGCGGCGGAAGCCGGTGCGTACTCGCCCAAGCCGGAAAAGAGGCTCCTTTGGTTCTCCCGCCCTTTCCGCTACCTCCTCCGCGAGCAGCGCCTACTCTTTGTGTTCGTAGGCATGGCCCTAGCTACCGCCTTCTTCGTGCTCGCCCCCCACTCCGATTTGCCCTCCTCCAGCAGATCCTACCTCAGGGAGGACCCCACGCGGCTGCCTTCGGTGCAGCGGACGGCGATCGAGAGAGGGTCCTCCGTCGGTGAGGTTCCGCCGGGGCTGAAGCGGAAGGGGCTCCGGATCATGGTCACCGGCGGCGCTGGATTCGTCGGGAGCCATCTGGTGGACCGCTTGATTGATCGAGGGGACAGCGTCATCGTAGTGGACAATTTCTTCACCGGGCGGAAGGAGAACGTGGTTCGCCACTTTGGGAATCCCAGCTTCGAGCTCATCCGCCACGATGTCGTGGAGCCGCTCCTCCTGGAAGTCGACCAGATCTACCACCTCGCCTGCCCGGCCTCTCCCGTCCACTACAAGTTCAACCCTGTGAAGACGATCATATCCTTTTCTTCACTCCTCCGATTCAATTCCAACTAATTCCGCTGCTAGTTTTCTTTCACGGATTTCACAAACTTACTATTTCCCCCCTTTTGCAAAAACCTATCAGAGATTAAACGTTCTCAATTTCGTGAGCTTTCCCCGATCATCTTGTTTATTGTCTTTGCAAAATCTTGGTTCTTTCCGGTTCAACTCCATGGTAGGTGTTCGATCATCTGCCTCTATTCATGGTTTCTCAATAAAGCCAGCAGTTAAAGGGAAAGTAAGCAATAAATAAAGCTTGTTGGCTGCCTTAATTCATTCAGTTCTGGTTCTGCTGGCGTTGCACAAGACCAACGTGGTGGGGACTCTGAACATGCTGGGCCTTGCCAAGAGAGTCGGAGCCAGATTCCTCCTCACCAGCACCAGCGAGGTTTACGGTGATCCCTTGCAGCATCCACTAGTCGAGACCTACTGGGGAAATGTTAATCCCATTGGTACCTTGACTCCTTCCCAATTCCAGCCATCTCTTTCATGTTGAAATAATGCATCCCAAATTGGCAGCTGCATCGTTAGATTTCTTGTTGAAATGTTAAATTTCATTGGCATGGCTCGTTCCAACCATCTCTTTCATGTTTCATCATGCCTTCCACTAGGAACAATACCTTCTCAAGTAGGCAACTTCATATTTAGAATTTCATTTTGTAAGTAGGGACCCTGCAGGACCAGTTCAATGATGTGATTTCACAATCACTCGTATGATAAAAGAATTGAGAATTTTCTCTGCTGATTATATTCAACCGCAGGCGTAAGAAGTTGCTATGATGAGGGCAAGCGCACGGCGGAGACTCTAACCATGGATTACTATCGCGGGGCTCAAGTCGAGGTCGGTAACTGCGTCGGAttagttgttttattttttttgtttgtttgtttgttttttatgCATTGTTGATGGAGTAGTGTGGTTGCAGGTGAGAATTGCTCGGATTTTCAACACATACGGGCCTCGGATGTGCATAGATGACGGACGGGTCGTGAGCAATTTTGTTGCTCAGGTGCGGCACAACAAGCTTATTATTTTTACTGAAACTACATATCGACTATGTCATTGTAGTACATGATCTGAAACTTTGTGATGTTTTAGGCCTTGAGGAAGGAGCCTCTGACTGTCTATGGCGATGGAAAACAAACCAGGAGCTTTCAGTATGTCTCTGATTTGGTAGGGCCCGATTGTGATTTGTCAGTTCGTTAAGTTTTCAGCTTTCGGTAGCTAGAAAAGATGACATTCTCTTGCAAATCAGGTGGAAGGCCTCAGTAGGCTGATGGATAGTGAGCATATTGGTCCGTTCAACTTAGGAAACCCTGGAGAATTCACCATGTTGGAGCTCGCCAAGGTCGTGCAGGATTCGATAGACCCCGATGCAAAGATAGAGTTCCGACCGAACACAGAAGATGATCCCCACAAGCGCAAACCCGATATCACAAGGGCCAAAGAGCTTCTCAGCTGGGAACCAAAGGTCTCACTCCAGGAAGGCCTTCCGCTTATGGTCTCAGACTTCCGCAAGCGAATATTTGGCGATCACACTGAGTTCGATTCCATGGCCACCACTACTGCCTAAGAGATGCATTGCTTATGCTGCtggatttagattttttttacacACCGAATTGAATTCCGTTTGGCTgcaagaagagaaatgagacaATTTGGAGTTCCGACGAAGTGAAGAAAATTCGTAGTACACCTTTCCAAATGGATCATACGATAACAATGTACTGGTGTAAATTATTGTCGCTTTGCTATTTAACTACAGCGCTATTCTAATTGATTAGTACCTGGCCGACCTCACATCGCCGAGTGGTGCTGCGTCCGCCCCTTCCACCCGCACAGGAACCTCCGTGGCCCTGCTGCTGCCAGCGAAACTGAGCTGCTGCCGTCCGACCCCACTTCTTTTGCGTTCTCCGCCCACTCGCGAGCCCGGGAGAAGCTCCGCTGGTCAAGCCACCCGACGATGTCAACGAAGACGGCCTCCACGTTGTCGTCAGGCTCGCCAGAGGTGAGCCCGTGCCACATCCCCTGGTAGAGCTTGATGGTCTTGTCGGCGCTTCCGGCGCACTCGTACAGCGCCTGGCTCACCTCCGGGTCTGTCACCGTGTCGGCCTCACCGTGGAGCACGAAGAACGGCAGCTTCACCTGCCATTTCctcatttttataaaaaaaaaaaaaaaaagtgtttgaAAATAATTTCGATGCGCAAGATTAAAATCGACTACCGTGGACAAATTGCTCTCGAGTTCCATGCTAGTCCTAAGAAGTTCCAACGCCGTCTTCAAGCGAGGCTTGTCCTGGTAAATCAATCTGTTGCTCCTGATCTGACCACATTTCCACAAATCAAGAGAGATTATCATTCAAGTTTAAAATTGACTTTTGTTTTTAGATCGATCTCTTCTAACCTGTTCACGCTTGATTGGATCTTTGAAGGCAGAATCGATGACATCTTTTGCCGGAACAATTTTCCATTTGGGAATGATCTCCTCCACGCGAGTCAAGAGATTCACCACCAATGGATGTGGCTTCACCTTCTCAGATATCtacttcatcaaaaaaaaaatgaaggaaaatcAAATATTTTGTGCATATTGAGAATATACGACATCGTTCAAATCGATCGACTACTTTACACATGGGTGCTACAAGGACAGCCCCGTCCCAAAATGTTGGATTCCTCCGGTGAAGTAGAAGTGCCACTGCTCCGCCCATAGACTCTCCATACAAAAATCGACCCTTATATCGATACTCTTCTACTTCTGTAAGGATTCAATTGCTTCAGTAAAAGCCGATagactaaaataaaaaaataataaataaataaataacccgCATAAGCAAGTTTCAGTACTACCCACATTTCTAGCACCTAGCTTTCGTAATTGCTGAAATAAGAATATTACAAAGAGACTCAATCTTATAACTTCCCCTGCATAGGATTTTCTTTATATGCATGATATAATACATcgtaaaggaaaaggaaattcgATTGTACCTGTGATGGATTTGAAAAACTGATAGCAATCTGTGACAATGTGTTCAAActttttgatgtaggctcgggaGCCCATAGACTTCCCATGTCCCACATAGTCAATGCCAAACACGCCGAATCCGGCAGTCGCGAGCCTGATCCCGCACCCTAAGCCATCAAACCATCATTGCCATTAGAGACAAGTTAATATCCATAACTGAACACCCAAACATCCAAATTTAGACCCTTCTTAAGGAGTGGAAGAGTATAGAATTTATATTTCATTGAAAGTAGAGGTGAATAGGGTGTATGAAACAGATTCAAAGTCCAAGCAAGATCCATGAGCACCATTACTTCATGGCCACAAGCAACCAAACTATTCAAAGCAATCAAACGATAATTGTGGATACGGTTGCAAGTAAATGGGACAATACCACAAACAGATCACAGACCACATGCTAAACTTTAATCTCTGCTATCTTATTGCGTGTGTACTTTGCGTGAATTGGGAGATGCTGAGAGGTGTTTGGTTCCTTTCTCACCACAAAATACCTAAAAACAGTTCAAAGACAGAGACAGAATTGGCCATGGCCAATAGGATCAGGACGGTCCTAATTAGCTCACCTAACCCACCAAGTCAAATCTGAAAGAAGACAAATTTGGAAGCGCATCTGATTCTTAAATGAGTTTTCTAGATCAAGATGATCACGGACTAaaggtaataataataataataataataaaaaagggtGATATGCTTTTACAAGGCAGACCATGTAATTAATGTCCACCTTCCATGGATGCCACAGCCATTAACAGCCTTCTGTAAAAAGGCTACTGTTGCAGTAAATGAGGCGCCGCGGAAGGGCAAGCATTCAATAAACAAGAAGCTTTTCTCAAATTAAAGGGACTTGAGCATACCTTTCATGAACCCACTGCATTCCACACCATatcctgcaaaaaaaaaaaaatcgaagaaTGAGGAGAAAACACATAAATCGAGATGAGAACGAAGATTACTGAGACGAGAACCGTGACAGAGGAAGACGAGGGCTTTTGGCGAGGAAGAGAGGGGAAGCCATCTGCATGTGAAGAGCTGCAAACCTCTCGAGTTCTTGATGTATTCCTGTCAACCATCGATCGGCACGAGTGAAATCGGTGAAGCGGGGCTTAATGGAACAAGATCCTATAGATTAGCAAAGATCACAAATGCAGTAACcatatcgatcgatcgatcgatcacctCTTGGTAATCCACCTCCATGCCGACTACTCGAGCTAAGGTCTCAGATCGTAAGCATGCAGATCGGAAAAGATCTGAAACCGGAGGAAGGGGACCGAACGAGATGAGGAAATGGGAGCGGAATGGATGTAGCAGAGGGAGATAGAAATGGAGGTGGAAATAAATAATAATGTGGGTTGCATTACAGAATTGGAACACACGTGGCGAGTGTTGAGGGCGCCACGTCCTTGCTTTCGTTCTGCAAGATGATTTGATTTGACTACTGTTTTTTGTTGCATTTGCATTGAATTATAttaacataattattttaaaaacacattttatttttcaatataGCATTCTTTAAccaaaattactagaaataatttGAACACATTAAATGGGGTTCATCAAATCCTATTTCGTTAAAATCAAATAAGTACACTTTAAAATAACTAAAATATCCTATTATCTGATCATCCAGTCATATATAAACTAAcaattaactttaaaatatattattaaatgGGGGTTCATCATTTCCTAtttcattaaaatcaaataaGTACACTTTAAAAtaactaaaatattttattatctgATCATTTA contains:
- the LOC121996651 gene encoding UDP-glucuronic acid decarboxylase 2-like, which codes for MGSELIYRGHDTSAAAEAGAYSPKPEKRLLWFSRPFRYLLREQRLLFVFVGMALATAFFVLAPHSDLPSSSRSYLREDPTRLPSVQRTAIERGSSVGEVPPGLKRKGLRIMVTGGAGFVGSHLVDRLIDRGDSVIVVDNFFTGRKENVVRHFGNPSFELIRHDVVEPLLLEVDQIYHLACPASPVHYKFNPVKTIKTNVVGTLNMLGLAKRVGARFLLTSTSEVYGDPLQHPLVETYWGNVNPIGVRSCYDEGKRTAETLTMDYYRGAQVEVRIARIFNTYGPRMCIDDGRVVSNFVAQALRKEPLTVYGDGKQTRSFQYVSDLVEGLSRLMDSEHIGPFNLGNPGEFTMLELAKVVQDSIDPDAKIEFRPNTEDDPHKRKPDITRAKELLSWEPKVSLQEGLPLMVSDFRKRIFGDHTEFDSMATTTA
- the LOC121996652 gene encoding caffeoylshikimate esterase-like; translated protein: MEVDYQEEYIKNSRGLQLFTCRWLPLSSSPKALVFLCHGYGVECSGFMKGCGIRLATAGFGVFGIDYVGHGKSMGSRAYIKKFEHIVTDCYQFFKSITEVEEYRYKGRFLYGESMGGAVALLLHRRNPTFWDGAVLVAPMCKISEKVKPHPLVVNLLTRVEEIIPKWKIVPAKDVIDSAFKDPIKREQIRSNRLIYQDKPRLKTALELLRTSMELESNLSTVKLPFFVLHGEADTVTDPEVSQALYECAGSADKTIKLYQGMWHGLTSGEPDDNVEAVFVDIVGWLDQRSFSRAREWAENAKEVGSDGSSSVSLAAAGPRRFLCGWKGRTQHHSAM